In Andrena cerasifolii isolate SP2316 chromosome 11, iyAndCera1_principal, whole genome shotgun sequence, the genomic stretch TGCCGCAGACTGTGGAGGAAGGGGAGCTGTTTGGGAAGGACTGGACTTGTGCGGACTGCATGCGCTGCGTCCCGATCAAGTACGAGCCTCCAATAACCAAGTCTCTCGCCCCCGGTCCCGTCTCTAATATTCTCTCCCTGTTTCAGACCGTCGTCAGTCGCGGGCTCCTACGAGGACCTGTCGGCCAGAGAGACGGTGGAGATGCACGAGGTGCCCGAACCACCGGCAGCCATGCCCCAGAGGCTGCTAGAGGAACAACAGAGGCCGAGCAATGCGAGCGTGCGTCGGCTGGTCCGCCAGTCCAGCGTGATGGACACTCAGCGCGACTCCGACGGCTCCATCAAGATGACTTACTGGTTCTAGACATTGAATCGAGCCCCGTGTTTCAAATAAAACCGAGACAATGACCCGGGGGAGCCGTATTATTGCCCGATTGCGACACTCCGTGTTTCTCATTCGCGCTTCATATCTGAGGAATAATTATGTCCCTATCGCGAACGTCAGTCACCGTCGAGCGATAACAATAAGTTTCGGGAGGAAAGGCGTCAGCGGAAATCCCTGCGATAATCAGACCGTTCGTCCGTGTCTGTCACGGTTGCCAAGGTTCACCCTCCGAATGCTAGACTTAGCTCGAGAGGGAGGAGGGTTTAGGACTCGGCTGCGAGCCAAACGCCCGAGTGTCTTTCTCTCTACGGAAGCAACAACGCAGGTCGTTCTTTCGTGTACATCTTGCAGTTTATTCCCACAGTTGGTATACAAAACACGAGGATCGGGGCGGGggggggaaagagagagggaagTGAAGAGAGGTCGGCCGCGGAACCGACGTGGAGTCGATGAGAATCGCCGTGCCTCCGGTCGCGTATCCGCCCAACCTTCTCCTATCCCTCGGGTTCAGAGTCGAGTTGTTCGATTGTAGCAGCTGTAAGCAGGGGGGAGGTCGCTGTACGATTTCTCTGCTGACGAGGGCCAGCCAGCAGGAGCTCGATAGTTCCTCGTTTTATTTACCTCTCCAGCAATCGCCGCTTTAGCTCGGGCGGATAAACTACGTACATGTAGTGGTCAGGCATATCCTCGTTGGACACAGGCAGATTCTCGTCCCCGGGGTCGCATTTTCTCCGGTCAACGGCCCTACCCTCGCCAGGACCACTCGGATCGCGTAACTGCGACGACGCTGCGAGGTCCCCGTCCCTGTAGTCCAGGCTTCCTGGCCCGTCCAGTCTGTCTTCGTCCGCGGAGCTGGAATATCGGGAAACGCACGATACTAGGGGACATTGCAAGAAACGGGAATATTTCACAACGTGTCGCGTTCACCGACgcgatatataaataaatagaatctATGTACTTCGCGCGAGCAACGTCAGTAGGATATTTTTTGCGAGATACATAAGTAGGTAGTACCTCGCGAGGGTCGAGGTCAATGTCGCTTTTCACGATGCGATTACGGTTAACGATGTCAATAATTCGTACTCCGCGGCGTACCTATTTACTTAGAATTTCCAAGTAAACAAGATGAGTTCAAAGTTCCGTCGGGGATAGCTAGGTAATCGCTTTCTTCGTGACGTTTCTAAAGATACCGTATCTGTAAATAAGATTCGATTCCTCGCGGCCTCTGATGCGATTTTAGATATTACGAATTACGCACGTAAATACCTTGACCAATTAGAGTTATCGCTTTTGTTTATTTCCTGAATCGAAATTGTCATTTAAGAGGAAACCACTTCGCCAGAATAATGGTGGtagcaattttgaaaatatcaatGATAAATAAGTCTAGTAGCACAGAGAAGCTTGCGAAATGTTGTTTGTCTCGGTGAGCGAGAAAATCTTTGGAGTAAACGATCCTCGAGCGATTCATATCAGCCAGGAAGTGGGGAAAAGCTTTGACAGAACTTTGACTCGTTGCTGCAATTATTCCCAACATTTCAGGCGCATAGTAGCTCCTCTAGAGTTTATTACACTACACCCAACGAACGTCAAGGCCTGATAAATCCCTCTATCGCTGCTCTTGAGCAAACCGAAGATAACGCCATGGCAAATGTGCTACGAAGTAAACGTGGCTCGACGTACGTACTTGAACAGGATCCAAATGACGTAGTAGCACGCGTAAACCGACGAGGACAGTACCACCAGAAAAATAGTTAGCAGGTACCAGGGTGTGTGACGCTGTTGCCTCTTCGTGTCCTCCCAATATCTGTCGCAGCTGAGGTAccagcatatcgcgcgattcAGCTCCCCTGCGTCAAGATCGAAATTTCAAATCGCAGAGGAAGTACCGTGCCGTTGTTCCGCCAGCTCCGAACCGTCGATTATTACCTTCGATTTCTTGGAAGTCCCTTACCGAGAGATTCGTCAAGAGTCCAGCGATGCAATCACGTACGAGTATCTGTCGATGATATCGCGAGAAGGACGTTATTATGCCACTTCAAGTAATAATATCTACATCTAAGGCAGTGTTATTTGGTTCTACGCTACGACAAACTAGCAAGCCCTCCTTCGATCGATTGTTCTACTAGGCCACAGTTATGCGGCGAGACTACCGACTCTGGCACTTATTCGCAACTTTGGATGCGGATACTGCGACTGGAGGCTGTACAGAATCATTAGTCATTGGTACATCGAGGTTCTTAAGTTCCACGGCGCAGAAATTAATTGCGAGCCAGAGATTCAGAACCTCTGCTCTATCCAACGCTACAGGGGAGGATTCTAATCACAAGACTCGGGCGAGATACTCGGCGGACCAAGTGCTTTACAGGAATAAAAGGCCTTTGACTCTGTGGCTGATACCTGCGCGCGAATCTCGTGCAGCTAGACTTTGATTCGTACTCTTCTTCATTCCCGGCTCCCGTCTGCAAAGATATCTACCACTCCTGCTGTCGTCTTATCGTTAAAACATCGCGTTACCGTTACTCGAATCTACGAGACCTAACGACGAGAGCTTGGTCGGGTCGCTAGTGAAGAACCGGGACCTTCGAAGCCGGCCAAGCATTCTCTCACGTTCTCAACTAACTTCGCACTGCAACTTCAGCTTCTGCAGCTCCTCCGGCTTGCAGTTGGACTTGAGCTTCCTGAGATGCAGCCCCTTGCGCCTCTGCTTCTTGTCCACGGCGGGCAGAGCCGCCTCCACCAGattctcctcgtcgtcctcgtcgtcctcggcgtcttcgtcctcctcctcgttgtcgCAGGCGTTGCTCTTGTTGTCGGGCCCGGCTATCTCCACGTGGTACACCGTGCCAGGCAAACGGTGATTCGCCAGAGCCCCGCTGTCCTCCCGGTGACAGTAACGTTGGATGTTGGTCACGGCGCCGCCGCCCGATATCGTGCAAGACTTCTCGGTTGGATACGCCCTGGACAGGCCGCGGGACTCGCAGGGCAT encodes the following:
- the LOC143374828 gene encoding uncharacterized protein LOC143374828 isoform X4, encoding MKTQPFHFERWIPILKKYQVELPLECPFHESRDIFRPQQRAKHQHRPSQWTCGLCGKSFYAEKHLDAHFDNRHKSNVNTAEDAVCLADYCDIMRCDVLGNRDFESSLVDDEAGHHSTDIQVWKENTEQRSTSVMPCESRGLSRAYPTEKSCTISGGGAVTNIQRYCHREDSGALANHRLPGTVYHVEIAGPDNKSNACDNEEEDEDAEDDEDDEENLVEAALPAVDKKQRRKGLHLRKLKSNCKPEELQKLKLQCEILVRDCIAGLLTNLSVRDFQEIEGELNRAICWYLSCDRYWEDTKRQQRHTPWYLLTIFLVVLSSSVYACYYVIWILFNSADEDRLDGPGSLDYRDGDLAASSQLRDPSGPGEGRAVDRRKCDPGDENLPVSNEDMPDHYMYVVYPPELKRRLLESCYNRTTRL
- the LOC143374828 gene encoding uncharacterized protein LOC143374828 isoform X3 codes for the protein MKTQPFHFEVLIVLLLSVIPWPGPSVFKISCPRDRASVVRRIVQKRWIPILKKYQVELPLECPFHESRDIFRPQQRAKHQHRPSQWTCGLCGKSFYAEKHLDAHFDNRHKSNVNTAEDAVCLADYCDIMRCDVLGNRDFESSLVDDEAGHHSTDIQVWKENTEQRSTSVMPCESRGLSRAYPTEKSCTISGGGAVTNIQRYCHREDSGALANHRLPGTVYHVEIAGPDNKSNACDNEEEDEDAEDDEDDEENLVEAALPAVDKKQRRKGLHLRKLKSNCKPEELQKLKLQCEILVRDCIAGLLTNLSVRDFQEIEGELNRAICWYLSCDRYWEDTKRQQRHTPWYLLTIFLVVLSSSVYACYYVIWILFNSADEDRLDGPGSLDYRDGDLAASSQLRDPSGPGEGRAVDRRKCDPGDENLPVSNEDMPDHYICYNRTTRL
- the LOC143374828 gene encoding uncharacterized protein LOC143374828 isoform X2 encodes the protein MIRVLIVLLLSVIPWPGPSVFKISCPRDRASVVRRIVQKRWIPILKKYQVELPLECPFHESRDIFRPQQRAKHQHRPSQWTCGLCGKSFYAEKHLDAHFDNRHKSNVNTAEDAVCLADYCDIMRCDVLGNRDFESSLVDDEAGHHSTDIQVWKENTEQRSTSVMPCESRGLSRAYPTEKSCTISGGGAVTNIQRYCHREDSGALANHRLPGTVYHVEIAGPDNKSNACDNEEEDEDAEDDEDDEENLVEAALPAVDKKQRRKGLHLRKLKSNCKPEELQKLKLQCEILVRDCIAGLLTNLSVRDFQEIEGELNRAICWYLSCDRYWEDTKRQQRHTPWYLLTIFLVVLSSSVYACYYVIWILFNSADEDRLDGPGSLDYRDGDLAASSQLRDPSGPGEGRAVDRRKCDPGDENLPVSNEDMPDHYMYVVYPPELKRRLLESCYNRTTRL
- the LOC143374828 gene encoding uncharacterized protein LOC143374828 isoform X1 encodes the protein MKTQPFHFEVLIVLLLSVIPWPGPSVFKISCPRDRASVVRRIVQKRWIPILKKYQVELPLECPFHESRDIFRPQQRAKHQHRPSQWTCGLCGKSFYAEKHLDAHFDNRHKSNVNTAEDAVCLADYCDIMRCDVLGNRDFESSLVDDEAGHHSTDIQVWKENTEQRSTSVMPCESRGLSRAYPTEKSCTISGGGAVTNIQRYCHREDSGALANHRLPGTVYHVEIAGPDNKSNACDNEEEDEDAEDDEDDEENLVEAALPAVDKKQRRKGLHLRKLKSNCKPEELQKLKLQCEILVRDCIAGLLTNLSVRDFQEIEGELNRAICWYLSCDRYWEDTKRQQRHTPWYLLTIFLVVLSSSVYACYYVIWILFNSADEDRLDGPGSLDYRDGDLAASSQLRDPSGPGEGRAVDRRKCDPGDENLPVSNEDMPDHYMYVVYPPELKRRLLESCYNRTTRL